One part of the Vitis riparia cultivar Riparia Gloire de Montpellier isolate 1030 chromosome 15, EGFV_Vit.rip_1.0, whole genome shotgun sequence genome encodes these proteins:
- the LOC117932097 gene encoding ubiquitin-conjugating enzyme E2-23 kDa, with protein sequence MSSPSKRREMDLMKLMMSDYKVEMINDGMQEFYVHFHGPSDSPYHGGVWRIRVELPDAYPYKSPSIGFVNKIYHPNVDEMSGSVCLDVINQTWSPMFDLVNVFEVFLPQLLLYPNPSDPLNGEAAALMMRDRTAYEQRVKEYCEKYAKPEDVGAAPEEKSSDEEELSEDEYDSSDEAVAGQADP encoded by the exons ATGTCTTCACCAAGCAAACGCAGAGAGATGGACTTGATGAAACT GATGATGAGTGATTACAAGGTGGAGATGATCAATGATGGCATGCAAGAGTTCTATGTGCATTTCCATGGACCCAGTGACA GTCCTTATCATGGAGGTGTTTGGAGGATTAGAGTTGAGCTTCCAGATGCTTATCCTTACAAATCTCCCTCAATTGGCTTTGTTAATAAGATCTACCACCCAAATGTTGATGAAAT GTCCGGATCAGTGTGTTTAGATGTTATCAACCAAACCTGGAGCCCTATGTTCG ATCTGGTAAACGTGTTTGAGGTGTTCCTTCCGCAACTTCTTTTGTATCCCAACCCATCAGATCCATTAAATGGAGAGGCTGCAGCTCTAATGATGCGTGACCGAACTGCTTATGAACAAAGAGTTAAAG AATACTGTGAAAAGTATGCTAAGCCAGAAGATGTGGGAGCTGCACCAGAAGAGAAATCAAGTGATGAGGAGGAGCTGAGTGAAGATGAGTATGACTCTAGTGATGAGGCAGTGGCAGGGCAGGCAGATCCATAG